The Triticum aestivum cultivar Chinese Spring chromosome 6D, IWGSC CS RefSeq v2.1, whole genome shotgun sequence genomic sequence aacgaacttgcccttgtccatcaccacgaccgatatgacacaaatttccctttgagcgAGTAACACCTTCGTCCCCAAAAGATgcagaaaccactcccagttgtcattgttttccacctcaaccaaagcaaatgccaatgaCAACACCCGGTTactggcatcacttgctatcgcaaccaacaaggtgcccttgtattgtccggtcaagaacgtgccatcaattgcgatgacctgcctacaatgttcgaaagccctcacacattgctcgaacgcccaaaaagcacggccaaatactctgactttccttccttcatgaaccgttgtttggtgcccatgaggctcgaccacatgaaccatgcccgggtttgtcgcggccatggctaacaacaacctagggattcggttgtatgcttcctcccatgtaccatacaacatcttaaatgcggcttgcttcgccttccatgccttgccgtatttcaccttgtaatgaaagatggctttcacaagatcaatgacatgttggacgctcattgttggaagtgtggatattgagttggagagcctgtaagcgatgaactcggacgtgagttgtttgtggtcttgggacacaatcttgccatccacccttttgccttggcacaaatgagttggcacacaactcactacatgccaagttggacctcctttccatggtcttgcacgcacaatccacggacatatttcatcttcacatgcacatgcaaccgtgtagcgcacattgacgtccgagttcaccaccttgtgtggacgataatgcgtaaccgagtagttgtcgagccacatcttcaactCCAACAAGGtgtcgaacttagaacctttagcaatccggttcttgtcgtctaccaaatcacggtgagagcttggcctaaccccaagaggtacacattggccaccatctaccacggcttcatccgcgagactaacatccttgaacaatgtagtccgatgatcccgaccaaataccttctcgaaagcttcggcctccttcaccgtgaagccctccgcatcaacttgttcatcgggaccatcgtcatccgagtccgatgcatatgcacgggaaaaagggatggaatggtccattgtctcttgcaaatgatatttgtcgagatcacccacattgttgtcatggagatcaacttcattgtcatcgtccgcatacttatcattgtcctcttgcaaagcttcatcttggttgtttgtaaacgggctcaatgttggcctcacttcttgggtcaaaagaggttcaacaatttcatctcgcttcaagggtggggggctactagcaaccaaaggggaggggttccggttcaagtccaaatgcaaacttgaatcaaccttctttgttgcaaataactcaagagccttgtctagtgattcggccaccgtctccttgtatgcaacccaacgttgctccgagttgacacgcattgtcttccaacggatgtgcattccaaaaccaacattatgccttccctccaactcaatgatatcactagggtccatccaattcaaatctttcctaacttgttgcaagagctccgcatagctaggactactatcaaacaccatgtcaagctcatccgggtccggttctaTATTTCCTTTCAAAAAGgtgtctttgtccccatgatgaacaaacacacatgttcttcccatccctataagcattcaaagaacacaaggtaacattgcttccatgagacTAATCCAAGGATAAACacggaatacaaaccctaatatatatatcaaacaacaaccctaaccctaaccttaaccctaaccctaaccataaccataaccctagccctaaacctaactctagcaccaacataagagcacccataagaataaccctagcatactaacaaagcctaatcatagaaattggcaaacaaacatctcacatctccatgcaaatctctagatccaaacaaaactagggtttccccaaactagcaacaaatgagcaatgggagaactttacttggatcaaaacaaggggatcggagaatattaccttgagggagggtttgacttcgaaatccacggacaaattcttcaaatttgcaagatttgggagaggatttgagagggggagagagtgggagaggggccaaagctcggggagagagtgggagagtgtgtggtgtggggggtgggggggggcagcaaagtggctggataagtcacagtgcagcgcctagccgctaggcgctgcacattacatgtgtggcgcccagcgtctaggcgctgcacatttcatgtgtggcgcctagctcggaggcgctgcacattccatgtgtggcgcctagctcggaggcgctgcactgctgggtgcgggtccaggggctgccacggtggacaggtGTGCAACGCcgccgagctaggcgctgcacagtacggtgtggcgccggcgtggcgggcactacacaaaaaggtcaggggagtgaaatagtttcgcacccagttcattctgtgaaatgatttcgtcccgacgtcaaaattgtcaaatttgcccccTCTACcacctatgagcacctccgagagaccgggccggcacatcatcttgagattgacgaagtcgtcaCAAACGCCTTCATAGTCAACGAGAACGTCTCCTCTCACCGAACACACATCGCCGGAAGGCCTAAAATAAGTTCAGAAAAATGAAAACACTACTGCCAAGTCTAGAGAACCCTGGTGAGCTAGGGATATCACTATCCTTCTAACCATCCAACTTCAGATTAGTTGACCCGCCATGAATTGTATATTATTTATTTTTTTGGCCATGTTGGTCAATTTTATTTGTACATTGTATCATGAAATTTTTTCCTAAGGATTCCTTTGTACCAGAATGTTACATAGAAAACTTAGCATCCAATCAAAACCTCGTCGAACAGAATTTTCGTAAATTCAAGTGGGCATGGCAATGTAGTCGTGCATTTTTACCATTTACAGAACGTTCATAACATATTCACTGCAGAAAAAGAGTGCATTAAACATATAAAATCTCCAAAAATGTTGGATACATTATAGTGTAACCTATTGCACATAAGCATATTTTGTGATTTTTGCACAACGCCCAAATATTGACACTGGATTTCACAAGGACTTGTTTCTTCATTTTACCAACATGTATGCTTTAAATCCTTTTCCTAAATTATGTGTATTAATTCCGCCAAGTTTCAAAAGAATGGCTCATatgtttctttcttttttggagggAAATGTATAAGATCCTAAAGATCGGCTATACTCCGTCTGTATCAAAATACAAGACGGTTTTTGATACTATGACATTGTCAAAAGAGTGTTATATTTTTGATACAGAGGGGGCACTATTTAATTTTCTACACAAGCAGTTTGACATGGCTTCACGTGATGTTGCTAAGCTAAAGCAAATTCAATTGAACCACAAAAACTGAAAAACAAAGCAACCAATGAGCACGCTCAACACCGCACGGAACCAAACGAGGTGGTGCAAGTTGGGTGACCCCAAGCAATACTCCACCTCTCCATCCCTCCTCCTAGATATGAAACCACACCGCAACGGGTTCCGCAACCAACTTCCCTGTCAATACTCCGTTCTCGTTATTTCTTATCCCCACACACGCGCGCACGGCGACGAAGCAGTCAGAACGCATCAGCAGCGGCAGAAGAAGATTGGATTGGATAGCGCAGGCGAGGGCGAGCCCTCACCGTCGTCACCGCCGATGAGGAACCCGCCCGGCCGGCACCTCCTGCGCGTCGCCACCCGCGCCGTGCGCTCCTCGTCCGGGTTCGGCGGCGCCTCCACGTCCGCCACGTCCCCCGGCGCCGCCTCGTCCGGGGGCCGCCCGCgcagccgaggcggcggcggcggcggcatgctcCTGCGGGCCACGTCCCCGCCCCCGCCCTCCGCCGTCGCGGCCGCCGCGTGCTGGGAGTCCCGCACGCTGCGCCGCGACGGGGAGGACGACTGGGAGGAGGTCGTCGTCGCCGCGGCCGACGGGGCGGCTCCGGGCGCCGGCGACGCGGAGGTGGACAGCGACTACAGGGTCGTGTTCTGGTCCCCGCCCACCGGGGACGAAGTCCGCGCCGCCTTCTCTAGCATCCAGGAGTAAGATTCCTTTGCTCCCGCTCGTTCGCTTGCTTAGATTGGATTGGAGGATTTGTATGTGCTTTTCGGTGCTCCCTTCCCGTGTGCTGGTGATTGGCCTGCAGAGTTAACCTCGCTCGTATGGTTTCAATTCAGTTCCAGACTTCGGACTTCAGTATGATCTGAGAAACTTAGTTCCTCTCGGGCACAACGACAAAAACGTCTCCCACAACGTGTTATTTTGTCTGCGTGCTGTTTATGGTACTGATCGGTTCCTTTAACATGATTGGATGGGGCTCAGGGGCAGTATCGTGTACTTCATTGGTTTACGCAGATAGACGCTAGGACTTTCAGCCATCGATTGAAACCCCACCAAAATGAGATAATCACGAATCCATGATTTCGTTACAATGGTAATTAGTGGCTGTGGCTATGTGCTGTCTGGGACGTTATAGGGTGTTAGGATCCGCAAGTATTGAGCGCAGCAACTTTCAATCAGGGTTAGATGGTGCTTGTACTTTTAAATAGGAAATGATCAAACTCTCTACTTTTGATAGTTGCTTCCGTTGTTTTGTTGTTTTCTGATAGCTTATGTGACATAGTCATTTCAACAGAGCTGTTATAGACCTTTATCTAATGGTCCCTccttaaagaaatataagagtgatttgatcactcttatatttctttacggagagaGTACTAAAAGAGGATCATTTAGATGCAGTTTCTGCTCTTACTCTTCATTTAATCGATTTACTGTTTTGTTTTTCAGGGTGTTTGAGGGTTCTTATTATGATGTGAATTCAGATGAAACTGAGAAACAACTAGCACTGCTGTCCAACTCAGAGCATTCCTCATCAACCAATTCATCAGGATCAGACGATTGGGTCGAACCTGCT encodes the following:
- the LOC123145043 gene encoding uncharacterized protein gives rise to the protein MRNPPGRHLLRVATRAVRSSSGFGGASTSATSPGAASSGGRPRSRGGGGGGMLLRATSPPPPSAVAAAACWESRTLRRDGEDDWEEVVVAAADGAAPGAGDAEVDSDYRVVFWSPPTGDEVRAAFSSIQEVFEGSYYDVNSDETEKQLALLSNSEHSSSTNSSGSDDWVEPAAYVLNSTALLTREHRNVLDAFRLLQRDPNVQKMVMSLSCDRTVWDAVMNNEAVQEFRRSFQDGKEVNRKGNSCGPAVVLKWILANTQAKITEFFDNIAKIVSMLFHPQSDEDKPDLYSDAVKVSFMLSVFVFIVVAVARTNYEPWDFEVW